Proteins co-encoded in one Oreochromis aureus strain Israel breed Guangdong linkage group 3, ZZ_aureus, whole genome shotgun sequence genomic window:
- the LOC116316498 gene encoding prostasin-like, protein MTILSWRGCHSQQLACGRAVKNSRIMGGQDATPGSWPWHAIVVTYGPYGYIQCGGSLITNQWVLTAARCLPSSSYNTVVHLGRYNQSGSNPNELTQKVEDIVCHSQRPDYYYYYYWPYNNDICLLKLASPVIFTDYIQPICLPSENSTFYNGTSSWVTGYGYDNYYQLPNILQEVNVPILGNIECRCYVGDSNYWLPKITENVTCTGPKVGWKGPCYGDEGEPLMMKAGSVWIQIGITSYSTCMGPSIYTRVSQYQKWISDTITGTPPGFVTFTSPGTDSDLNFSCPTSPSTTIPAPFNTTVPTPFNTTVPTPFKTTVPTPFNTTVPTPFKTTVPTPFNTTVPTPFKTTVPTPFNTTVPTPFKTTVPTPLNTTVSTAFKSTVSTLFNTTVSTPFNTTVPTPLNTTVSTPLKTTVSTPLNTTVSTPLNTTVSTPLNTTVSTAFKSTVSTLFNTTVSTPFNTTVPTPFNTTVPTPLNTTVSTPSKTTPTTHSSGENLTQFTHFTSLCVFVMLLHLCGGSVM, encoded by the exons gttgtcaTTCACAGCAGCTTG cCTGTGGCAGAGCtgttaaaaacagcagaatcATGGGAGGTCAAGATGCAACACCAGGAAGTTGGCCTTGGCATGCCATTGTAGTAACTTATGGACCTTATGGATATATTCAGTGTGGAGGTTCACTAATCACCAACCAGTGGGTCCTGACAGCTGCTCGGTGCTTACCATC TTCAAGTTACAACACTGTGGTTCATCTGGGACGCTACAACCAGTCAGGTTCAAATCCAAATGAGCTGACTCAGAAAGTGGAAGACATAGTCTGCCATTCTCAACGTCCcgattactactactactactactggcCATACAATAATGACATTTGTCTTCTGAAGTTGGCGTCTCCTGTGATTTTCACAGACTACATTCAGCCGATATGCTTGCCCTCAGAAAACAGCACTTTCTACAATGGGACCAGCAGCTGGGTCACCGGTTATGGTTATGATAATT ATTATCAACTTCCCAACATCCTGCAAGAAGTTAACGTACCAATATTGGGAAATATTGAGTGCAGATGCTACGTTGGAGACTCCAACTACTGGCTTCCCAAGATTACAGAGAACGTTACCTGCACTGGGCCCAAAGTTGGATGGAAGGGTCCATGTTAT gGAGATGAAGGGGAACCACTCATGATGAAGGCAGGATCAGTCTGGATCCAGATTGGAATTACTAGTTATAGTACTTGTATGGGACCTTCAATCTACACTCGTGTATCCCAATACCAGAAATGGATCAGTGACACCATCACCGGGACACCACCTGGTTTTGTTACCTTCACCTCCCCAGGAACTGACAGCGACTTAAACTTCAGCTGCCCAACATCACCATCTACAACCATCCCTGCCCCTTTTAACACCACTGTCCCTACCCCTTTTAACACCACTGTCCCTACCCCTTTCAAAACCACTGTCCCTACCCCTTTTAACACCACTGTCCCTACCCCTTTCAAAACCACTGTCCCTACGCCTTTTAACACCACTGTCCCTACCCCTTTCAAAACCACTGTCCCTACCCCTTTTAACACCACTGTCCCTACCCCTTTCAAAACCACTGTCCCTACCCCTTTAAACACTACTGTCTCTACCGCTTTCAAAAGCACTGTCTCTACCCTTTTTAACACCACTGTCTCTACCCCTTTTAACACCACTGTCCCTACCCCTTTAAACACTACTGTCTCTACCCCTTTAAAAACCACTGTCTCTACCCCTTTAAACACTACTGTCTCTACCCCTTTAAACACTACTGTCTCTACCCCTTTAAACACTACTGTCTCTACCGCTTTCAAAAGCACTGTCTCTACCCTTTTTAACACCACTGTCTCTACCCCTTTTAACACCACTGTCCCTACCCCTTTTAACACCACTGTCCCTACCCCTTTAAACACTACTGTCTCTACCCCTTCCAAAACCACTCCAACCACACATAGCAGTGGTGAAAATCTGACCCAATTCACTCACTTtacctctctgtgtgtttttgtcatgtTGCTCCATCTGTGTGGTGGAAGTGTAATGTAA